Proteins co-encoded in one Streptomyces sp. JH34 genomic window:
- the rsgA gene encoding ribosome small subunit-dependent GTPase A produces the protein MRRYGKNPDEDDIRVRPNPKGNRPRTHTRPKHEDAEDGMVLTVDRGRLTCLVDDRTVTAMKARELGRKAAVVGDRVSLVGDLSGDKDTLARIVRIGTRTSVLRRTADDDDPFERVVVANADQLAIVTALADPEPRPRMIDRCLVAAYDGGLSPLLVLTKSDLASADKLLDAYTPLGVPYIVTSREELENGDAADRVRELLNDRVTAFVGHSGVGKTTLVNALVPKDRRRTTGVVNAVTGRGRHTTTSALALPLPDGRGWVVDTPGVRSFGLHHVDPSRVINAFPDLQPGTEDCPRGCTHDGQEPECALDAWVTAGHADPARLDSLRRLLATRERREGD, from the coding sequence ATGCGCCGCTACGGGAAGAATCCTGACGAGGACGACATCCGCGTCCGCCCCAACCCCAAGGGCAACCGGCCCCGCACCCACACCCGCCCCAAGCACGAGGACGCCGAGGACGGCATGGTCCTCACCGTCGACCGGGGCAGGCTCACCTGCCTCGTCGACGACCGCACGGTGACGGCCATGAAGGCCCGCGAGCTCGGCCGCAAGGCCGCCGTCGTGGGCGACCGGGTCTCCCTCGTCGGTGACCTCTCGGGCGACAAGGACACCCTGGCCCGCATCGTGCGGATCGGTACGCGCACGTCGGTCCTCCGCCGCACGGCGGACGACGACGACCCCTTCGAGCGGGTGGTCGTCGCCAATGCCGACCAGCTGGCCATCGTCACCGCGCTCGCCGATCCCGAGCCCCGCCCGCGCATGATCGACCGCTGCCTGGTCGCGGCGTACGACGGCGGGCTCAGCCCGCTCCTGGTGCTGACCAAGTCGGATCTGGCCTCGGCGGACAAGCTCCTGGATGCCTACACCCCGCTCGGTGTCCCGTACATCGTGACCAGTCGCGAGGAGTTGGAGAACGGTGACGCCGCCGACCGTGTGCGCGAACTGCTGAACGACCGGGTCACCGCCTTCGTCGGGCACTCCGGGGTCGGCAAGACGACGCTGGTCAACGCTCTCGTGCCGAAGGACCGGCGGCGGACGACCGGGGTGGTCAACGCCGTCACCGGTCGCGGCCGGCACACCACCACGTCGGCGCTCGCCCTGCCGCTGCCGGACGGCCGCGGCTGGGTCGTCGACACCCCGGGCGTACGGTCGTTCGGGCTGCACCACGTCGACCCCTCGCGGGTCATCAACGCCTTCCCCGATCTCCAGCCGGGCACGGAGGACTGCCCGCGCGGCTGCACCCATGACGGCCAGGAGCCGGAGTGCGCGCTGGACGCGTGGGTCACCGCGGGACACGCGGACCCGGCACGGCTCGACTCGCTGCGCAGGCTCCTGGCGACGCGGGAGCGGCGCGAGGGCGACTGA
- a CDS encoding multidrug efflux SMR transporter — translation MAWLLVVVAGLLETGFAVCLKLSHGFTRLWPTVAFCAFALGSFGLLTLALKKLDVGPAYAVWTGIGAAGTAIYGMVFLDDVVSTLKLVSISLVIVGVIGLQLSGSAQ, via the coding sequence ATGGCGTGGTTGCTGGTCGTGGTCGCTGGACTGCTCGAGACCGGCTTCGCCGTGTGTCTGAAGCTCTCGCACGGATTCACCCGCCTCTGGCCGACGGTGGCGTTCTGCGCGTTCGCCCTGGGCAGCTTCGGTCTGCTCACGCTGGCCCTCAAGAAGCTCGACGTCGGCCCGGCCTACGCGGTGTGGACGGGCATCGGAGCGGCGGGCACGGCGATCTACGGGATGGTCTTCCTCGACGACGTGGTCTCCACGCTCAAGCTGGTGTCGATCTCGCTGGTGATCGTCGGTGTGATCGGTCTGCAGCTGTCCGGTTCGGCGCAGTGA
- the hisN gene encoding histidinol-phosphatase, producing MPDYHDDLRLAHVLADAADAATMDRFKALDLKVETKPDMTPVSEADKHAEELIRGHLHRARPRDAILGEEYGIEGTGPRRWVVDPIDGTKNYVRGVPVWATLISLMEAGEDGFQPVVGVVSAPALNRRWWAAKGAGAFSGRSLTSATRLRVSKVERIADSSFAYASMTGWEEQGRLDGFMDLTRACWRTRGYGDFWPYMMVAEGSVDICAEPELSLWDMAANAIIVQEAGGRFTSLDGVSGPGGGNAAASNGLLHEELLGYLNQRY from the coding sequence ATGCCCGACTACCACGATGATCTGCGCCTGGCCCACGTACTGGCGGACGCCGCCGACGCGGCGACGATGGACCGGTTCAAGGCTCTGGACCTCAAGGTCGAGACCAAGCCGGACATGACCCCGGTGAGCGAGGCGGACAAACACGCGGAGGAGCTGATCCGGGGGCACCTGCACCGGGCGCGCCCGCGCGACGCGATCCTGGGCGAGGAGTACGGGATCGAGGGCACCGGTCCGCGGCGCTGGGTCGTCGACCCGATCGACGGCACCAAGAACTACGTACGCGGTGTCCCCGTATGGGCGACGCTGATCTCGCTGATGGAGGCGGGCGAGGACGGCTTCCAGCCGGTGGTCGGTGTGGTGTCCGCCCCCGCACTGAACCGTCGTTGGTGGGCGGCCAAGGGCGCCGGCGCCTTCTCCGGCCGCAGTCTGACGTCCGCGACGCGGCTGCGGGTGTCGAAGGTGGAGCGGATCGCCGACTCCTCGTTCGCTTACGCCTCGATGACCGGCTGGGAGGAGCAGGGCCGGCTCGACGGCTTCATGGATCTGACGCGTGCCTGCTGGCGCACCCGCGGGTACGGGGACTTCTGGCCGTACATGATGGTCGCCGAGGGCTCGGTGGACATCTGCGCGGAGCCGGAGCTCTCCCTGTGGGACATGGCGGCGAACGCGATCATCGTCCAGGAGGCCGGCGGGCGGTTCACCAGCCTGGACGGGGTGTCCGGCCCCGGCGGCGGCAACGCGGCGGCGTCCAACGGCCTGCTGCACGAGGAACTGCTGGGCTATCTCAACCAGCGCTACTAG
- a CDS encoding CBS domain-containing protein, with amino-acid sequence MLVRDAMSTLVLTIGPAHTLRQAARLMSARRVGAAVVHDPDTCGLGILTERDILDAVGAGLDPDAETASTHTTTDVVFASPAWTLEEAAAAMTHGGFRHLIVLDGDGPVGIVSVRDIIRCWAPVRRRAADVTL; translated from the coding sequence ATGCTCGTCCGCGACGCCATGAGCACGCTGGTTCTCACCATCGGGCCGGCCCACACGCTCCGCCAGGCGGCCCGGCTGATGTCGGCCCGGCGCGTCGGAGCGGCCGTCGTCCACGACCCGGACACCTGCGGCCTCGGAATCCTCACCGAGCGCGACATCCTCGACGCGGTGGGGGCCGGGCTGGATCCCGACGCCGAGACCGCGTCCACCCACACCACCACGGACGTGGTCTTCGCCTCTCCCGCCTGGACCCTGGAGGAGGCTGCGGCAGCCATGACGCACGGCGGCTTCCGGCATCTGATCGTGCTGGACGGCGACGGCCCGGTCGGCATCGTCTCCGTGCGCGACATCATCAGGTGCTGGGCGCCGGTCAGGCGGCGGGCCGCGGACGTGACGCTCTGA